The window GCGGTCCTCCCCTCTCCTTCCAAGAAGTTCAGCGTGAAGCTTCCCGAAGCCATGCAGCCGGGGGTTCCCTTCGTGCCGCCGGGCCGGTCGGTGGCGATTTTCAGGGACGAAGGCGGCGTCTATGCGGTCTCGACGGTTTGCACTCATCTTGGGTGCATCGTGAAGGCGGACGCCGGAGGCTTCAAGTGCCCATGCCACGGGTCTGAATTCCGAAGGGACGGCACGGTCGTTCGCGGACCCGCGCCGAAGCCGCTGCCATGGCTGGCGCTGGCTGTCTCGGCAGGGAGCGTCTGCACGATCGATGAGGGGTCGGTGGT of the Candidatus Eisenbacteria bacterium genome contains:
- a CDS encoding Rieske 2Fe-2S domain-containing protein; the encoded protein is MEDLRMTTRPLAGGNGRSRLDPEPIPRRDFLGRLAVFSSFASLAFALAGIMRLPKAAVLPSPSKKFSVKLPEAMQPGVPFVPPGRSVAIFRDEGGVYAVSTVCTHLGCIVKADAGGFKCPCHGSEFRRDGTVVRGPAPKPLPWLALAVSAGSVCTIDEGSVVESGRRARG